The Edaphobacter sp. 12200R-103 genome contains a region encoding:
- a CDS encoding ABC transporter permease, with translation MISILQRYGWEIARLTFEHLWLTVSAMLLAVVIGLPAGILLTRRPRWARPVIGIANVIQTVPSLALFGLLLPVPWLGENAARLAIVALTGYALLPILRNTYVGIESVSPELIGVADALGMTDWQKLRKVELPIAASVILAGIRTSTVVCVGVATIAAAIGAGGLGELIFRGVASVDNGLVLAGAVPAALLALVADGGLGWIEKKLAVRQS, from the coding sequence ATGATTTCTATTCTGCAAAGATACGGCTGGGAGATCGCGAGGTTGACGTTCGAGCACCTGTGGCTCACTGTCAGCGCGATGCTGTTGGCCGTGGTCATCGGGCTGCCTGCGGGGATTCTGCTGACGCGGAGACCTCGCTGGGCGCGTCCGGTGATTGGGATAGCGAATGTCATCCAGACCGTTCCCAGTCTTGCGCTCTTCGGCCTGCTGCTGCCAGTGCCATGGCTGGGGGAGAATGCAGCCAGACTGGCCATTGTTGCGCTGACCGGCTATGCGCTTCTGCCGATTCTGCGCAATACCTATGTGGGAATTGAGAGCGTCAGTCCGGAGCTGATTGGCGTCGCCGATGCGCTGGGCATGACGGACTGGCAGAAGCTGCGGAAGGTGGAGCTTCCTATCGCAGCAAGCGTGATCCTGGCAGGGATACGGACTTCAACGGTCGTCTGCGTAGGCGTGGCGACGATCGCGGCGGCCATTGGAGCGGGTGGTCTGGGAGAGTTGATCTTTCGTGGCGTGGCGAGCGTAGACAATGGCCTGGTCCTCGCCGGGGCGGTTCCGGCGGCGCTGTTGGCGCTGGTGGCAGACGGTGGACTGGGCTGGATCGAGAAAAAGCTGGCGGTGCGCCAGTCATGA
- a CDS encoding ATP-binding protein: MRRRPRRGPNDSESTGKSGQELPANQPAPLRPSYPESVASSEPEQAAPLPEEAAPEIVAPAEPAPADVVPAAPEQKVVVETQPDSVAVAPAEQPPVKSPKGYVVLTIGLPGSGKTTWYKRRGVAPLSSDLLRTILFDDITEQRYQGLVFSTLRSLLRARLIAKMPWNYVDATNLSPHERRQWIRMAKSFGYEVQAVFFDVPLAVCMERNRKRDRSVSDEVMEKMSERLRPPNFKEGFDKITIVRVKGQSGSSVEPEVGGVQHGAEADPEAAQ; encoded by the coding sequence ATGAGACGACGCCCAAGACGTGGACCGAATGATTCGGAGTCCACGGGCAAGAGCGGACAGGAACTGCCCGCAAATCAACCCGCTCCCCTGAGACCCTCCTATCCGGAGTCGGTCGCGAGCAGCGAGCCGGAACAGGCTGCGCCGCTGCCAGAAGAGGCGGCCCCGGAGATCGTGGCTCCTGCAGAGCCTGCGCCAGCCGATGTTGTGCCGGCGGCTCCTGAACAAAAGGTTGTCGTGGAGACCCAGCCGGACTCTGTCGCCGTTGCCCCGGCAGAGCAACCCCCGGTCAAATCCCCAAAGGGATACGTGGTGCTGACGATCGGCCTGCCAGGCTCAGGGAAGACGACATGGTACAAGCGCCGCGGTGTAGCCCCGCTTTCGAGCGATCTGCTGCGGACGATTCTCTTTGACGACATTACGGAGCAGCGCTACCAGGGGCTGGTTTTTTCAACCCTGCGTAGCCTGTTGCGTGCTCGGTTGATTGCCAAGATGCCCTGGAACTACGTGGATGCCACCAATCTGTCGCCACACGAACGCAGGCAGTGGATCCGGATGGCCAAGAGCTTCGGCTATGAGGTTCAGGCGGTCTTCTTCGATGTCCCTTTGGCGGTATGCATGGAACGGAATCGGAAGCGGGACCGCTCTGTCTCCGACGAGGTGATGGAGAAGATGTCGGAACGCCTGCGTCCGCCGAATTTCAAGGAAGGCTTCGACAAGATCACGATCGTCCGGGTAAAGGGACAGTCGGGGAGCTCTGTTGAGCCAGAGGTCGGCGGAGTTCAGCACGGAGCGGAGGCCGACCCGGAGGCCGCGCAGTAA
- a CDS encoding AsmA family protein: MASRYRTLLIILGSLLALVIAVAIAVPQFLNADSFRSRIESELSASLGRKITLGQLDLSVWSGSLVAQNATVSDDPAFSNQPFLQAQKVRINIEMIPLIFGKQIHITGFSLEAPKVNLIRHANGVWNYSSIGSSSSSKTPAKADQSSSMTGVTVGHVDISNGEVTVSTEPATGQGAGIRRTYDQVSLNAKNFAFDRSFPFNVSAHLPGDGKVTLNGNAGPINATDASLTPFGAKLSIQHLDPVAAGFLEQSSGITGTINSIDVEATWNGQQLHVANLVVDTPNLNVVRKATPTNAPVPPKQPNQNDMLSTMVADHLQVKNGTLSLLTSGQSKPAVYQKLNAEVTNLSPTGSSPFKLTAQIPGGGSLNADGTAGPINYDDAASTPLNAHAALHHIDLASSGLVASETGVSGLADVDLKAVSDGRTLNANLSANAQNLQLARNGSPSQKPVDLQMTLTQNMQTLTGQVQSAALTIGHAVVNMQGTYQTSGPTTALNLKVSGQSLSIDELQSFLPSVGVHLPTGSRLQGGTLTANLDVTGSTASPIISGPIRLQNTNLAGFDLGSKLSTVTALTGAKTGSMTAIRSLSANIRVVDGNVRTDNVVLDVPALGTATGAGTVAASGALNYNVILKLTGLVGTGKAGSAPGVGGIAGQLMGLIPNGGAAGSVGGIATAALRNGIPVAIGGTTSNPTFAPNLNGAIKSGASAFKTPTQNKQNQSNPLGGVLGGLLNRKR, encoded by the coding sequence ATGGCATCCCGTTACCGTACTCTTCTGATTATCCTCGGCAGTCTGTTGGCCCTCGTCATCGCGGTAGCCATCGCCGTTCCGCAGTTTCTCAATGCCGATAGCTTCCGTTCACGCATCGAAAGCGAACTCTCGGCCTCTCTCGGCCGCAAGATTACGCTAGGTCAGCTTGACCTCTCGGTCTGGTCGGGCAGCCTCGTCGCGCAGAACGCCACCGTCTCCGACGATCCTGCCTTTAGCAACCAGCCATTCCTTCAGGCCCAAAAGGTCCGGATCAATATCGAGATGATCCCTCTGATCTTCGGCAAGCAGATTCATATCACCGGCTTTTCTCTCGAAGCACCCAAAGTCAACCTGATCCGTCACGCCAACGGCGTCTGGAACTACTCCTCCATTGGAAGCTCTTCGTCGTCGAAAACCCCTGCCAAGGCAGATCAATCCAGCTCTATGACCGGCGTCACCGTCGGCCATGTCGACATCAGCAATGGAGAGGTGACTGTATCCACCGAACCTGCCACCGGTCAGGGAGCAGGTATCAGGCGGACTTACGACCAGGTCAGCCTTAATGCGAAGAACTTCGCCTTCGACCGCAGCTTCCCCTTCAATGTCTCAGCTCATCTCCCCGGCGATGGCAAGGTTACGCTGAACGGCAACGCCGGTCCTATTAATGCGACCGATGCATCGCTCACGCCGTTTGGAGCCAAACTCTCCATCCAGCACCTCGACCCTGTAGCCGCAGGCTTCCTTGAGCAAAGTTCCGGCATCACCGGCACCATCAACTCCATCGACGTCGAAGCCACCTGGAACGGGCAGCAGCTTCACGTCGCCAACCTTGTCGTGGATACTCCCAATCTCAATGTCGTCCGTAAGGCCACTCCGACCAATGCGCCGGTCCCGCCCAAACAGCCCAATCAGAATGACATGCTAAGCACCATGGTCGCGGACCATCTCCAGGTCAAAAACGGAACTCTCTCCCTGCTCACCTCCGGGCAATCCAAACCCGCTGTCTACCAGAAGCTCAATGCCGAGGTTACGAATCTCTCACCGACCGGCTCCTCTCCCTTCAAGCTCACCGCGCAGATCCCTGGCGGGGGCTCTCTCAACGCCGATGGAACCGCAGGTCCTATCAACTACGACGATGCGGCATCCACCCCTCTCAACGCCCATGCCGCGCTGCACCATATCGACCTCGCATCGAGTGGGCTGGTTGCTTCCGAAACCGGCGTCAGCGGATTGGCCGATGTTGACCTGAAGGCGGTCTCCGATGGCAGGACACTGAACGCAAACCTATCGGCAAACGCGCAGAATCTTCAGCTTGCCCGCAATGGATCTCCCTCTCAAAAACCAGTCGATCTGCAGATGACGCTCACGCAGAATATGCAGACGCTCACTGGGCAGGTCCAGAGTGCCGCTCTCACTATCGGTCACGCCGTCGTCAACATGCAGGGGACGTATCAGACCAGCGGACCGACGACTGCCCTCAATCTCAAGGTCTCGGGTCAGTCTCTTTCCATCGACGAGTTGCAGTCCTTTCTTCCCTCCGTCGGCGTTCATCTGCCCACCGGGTCACGTCTGCAGGGAGGAACCCTCACCGCAAATCTCGACGTCACGGGTTCCACGGCAAGCCCAATCATCAGTGGTCCCATCCGCCTTCAGAACACGAATCTCGCAGGATTTGACCTCGGCTCCAAACTCTCCACCGTCACAGCACTTACTGGAGCCAAGACAGGGTCGATGACGGCAATCCGCTCACTCAGCGCCAATATCCGGGTAGTCGACGGCAATGTGCGCACTGACAATGTTGTGCTCGATGTCCCGGCCCTTGGCACAGCAACAGGAGCGGGAACCGTGGCTGCATCAGGAGCGCTCAACTATAACGTCATCCTTAAGCTCACCGGCCTGGTCGGAACCGGAAAAGCAGGAAGCGCTCCTGGTGTCGGTGGCATCGCCGGCCAGCTGATGGGCCTCATTCCAAACGGCGGGGCTGCGGGCAGTGTGGGAGGAATCGCCACTGCCGCGCTGCGCAACGGAATTCCTGTTGCGATTGGCGGTACGACCTCGAATCCCACTTTTGCTCCCAATCTCAACGGAGCCATAAAGAGCGGAGCAAGCGCCTTCAAAACACCTACCCAGAACAAGCAGAACCAGTCCAACCCGTTAGGTGGCGTCCTGGGAGGCCTTCTCAACCGCAAGCGATAA
- a CDS encoding DUF6629 family protein encodes MCFSAAANFVGSAVLGAVGVVTLTKVKHKRELLFASLPTLFAVHQFIEGFVWLGLDGVLSPGVTHKMGAAFMLYAQGLLPFLIPLGVLLFEPNQKSRRRMLPFLALGTGTTLYMLWALIAYPMQIFVKNHSIVYINDGTNNTVLAVLYVIATCGSLFFSKIRDMVIFGAANLAILLVVMAVKRYAFTSLWCAYAAGASVIILAYFWKSQLKRPFPYGEAIWG; translated from the coding sequence GTGTGTTTTTCCGCAGCAGCGAATTTTGTGGGCAGTGCCGTGCTTGGGGCTGTCGGTGTGGTGACGCTTACCAAGGTGAAACATAAGCGGGAGCTGCTGTTTGCATCGCTGCCGACGCTCTTTGCCGTCCACCAGTTTATCGAAGGGTTTGTCTGGCTCGGCCTGGATGGTGTTCTTTCTCCTGGGGTGACGCACAAGATGGGCGCAGCGTTCATGCTGTACGCGCAGGGCCTGCTGCCATTCCTGATTCCGTTGGGCGTGCTGTTGTTTGAACCGAACCAGAAGAGCCGCAGGCGTATGTTGCCATTTCTTGCATTGGGTACAGGAACAACGTTGTACATGCTATGGGCACTGATTGCCTATCCGATGCAGATCTTCGTCAAGAATCACAGCATCGTTTACATCAATGATGGGACGAACAATACGGTGCTTGCCGTGCTGTATGTAATCGCGACATGCGGCTCGCTGTTCTTCTCGAAGATTCGGGATATGGTGATCTTCGGCGCAGCGAATCTGGCGATTCTGCTGGTTGTGATGGCGGTGAAACGGTATGCCTTCACGTCTCTATGGTGTGCCTATGCTGCGGGAGCCAGCGTGATTATTCTGGCTTATTTCTGGAAGAGCCAGCTGAAGAGACCGTTTCCGTATGGTGAGGCTATCTGGGGATAA
- a CDS encoding glycine betaine ABC transporter substrate-binding protein, giving the protein MSAGCAPPRSSRITIGAKNFTEQVVLGELLAQEIEAVTGQPVDRRFYLAGSYLCQQALISGRIDGYVEYTGTALTAILKQSLPPIGQREQARVFNTVKRLYEQRYDVRVETGLGFQNTFAMVVRSDDARKLHLRTISDAVAHALQMKLGVGYEFAERPDGLRGLEQTYGLKFDGEPRTMDLGLLYRALTSGQVDMVAGNSTDGPIKALHLVALEDDKHYFPPYEAVPLIREDSLKRHPQIQLAMDRLAGKVSEDEIREMNDAVDGQHRDVAEVVREFRRSKGL; this is encoded by the coding sequence ATGTCGGCTGGTTGTGCTCCGCCTCGTTCTTCGCGGATTACGATTGGTGCGAAGAACTTTACCGAGCAGGTGGTGCTGGGCGAGCTGTTGGCGCAGGAGATTGAGGCCGTTACCGGACAGCCGGTAGACAGGCGGTTTTATCTGGCTGGAAGCTATCTCTGTCAGCAGGCCCTGATCAGCGGACGCATCGACGGGTATGTGGAGTACACCGGCACGGCGCTTACGGCGATTCTCAAACAGTCATTGCCTCCGATTGGGCAACGCGAGCAGGCCCGCGTCTTCAATACTGTGAAGCGGCTTTATGAGCAGCGGTATGACGTTCGCGTAGAAACGGGGCTGGGATTTCAGAATACGTTTGCGATGGTGGTCCGGTCCGACGATGCTAGAAAACTTCATCTGAGGACCATCTCAGACGCCGTTGCTCATGCGCTGCAGATGAAGCTTGGAGTTGGGTACGAGTTTGCAGAGAGGCCTGATGGGCTGCGCGGCCTGGAGCAAACCTACGGGCTGAAGTTCGATGGGGAGCCGAGGACGATGGACCTGGGCCTGCTTTACCGCGCGCTCACATCGGGCCAGGTGGATATGGTGGCGGGAAACTCGACGGATGGACCCATTAAGGCGCTGCATCTGGTCGCACTTGAAGATGACAAGCACTATTTTCCGCCCTACGAGGCAGTTCCTCTGATCCGCGAGGATTCTCTGAAGCGGCATCCGCAGATTCAGCTGGCGATGGACAGGCTGGCGGGAAAGGTCAGTGAAGACGAGATTCGGGAGATGAACGATGCTGTGGATGGTCAGCATCGGGATGTGGCTGAGGTGGTTCGAGAGTTTCGCCGCAGCAAGGGACTTTAG
- the gap gene encoding type I glyceraldehyde-3-phosphate dehydrogenase, whose protein sequence is MAVKVGINGFGRIGRNVFRSALGNPDIEFVAVNDLTTPATLAHLLKYDSILGNLHHDIKHGPDYISIDGKQVKVFAERDPSKLDWASVGAQVVVESTGFFTDAEKAKAHLGSTVKKVIISAPASNEDITIVLGVNEGKYDPAKHNVISNASCTTNCLAPVVKVLNDNFGIVNGLMNTIHSYTNDQVVLDAPHKDLRRARAAALSMIPTSTGAAKALKLVIPEMAGKLDGFSIRVPTPTVSVVDLTFLAEKPVSVESINAAIKAAAEGPMKGILGYTEEELVSSDFRGNPLSSIFDSKLTKVIGNTGKIISWYDNEWGYSNRVKDLILFLVKKGL, encoded by the coding sequence ATGGCTGTAAAGGTAGGTATCAACGGCTTCGGCCGCATCGGGCGGAACGTCTTCCGCAGCGCTCTCGGAAACCCTGACATCGAGTTTGTCGCCGTCAATGACCTGACCACGCCGGCCACGCTCGCTCATCTGCTCAAGTACGACTCCATCCTCGGCAATCTCCACCACGACATCAAGCACGGCCCCGACTACATCTCCATCGATGGCAAGCAGGTCAAGGTGTTCGCCGAGCGCGACCCCTCCAAGCTGGACTGGGCCTCCGTCGGCGCCCAGGTCGTAGTTGAATCCACCGGCTTCTTTACCGACGCGGAGAAGGCCAAGGCCCACCTCGGTTCCACCGTCAAGAAGGTCATCATCTCCGCCCCGGCCAGCAACGAGGACATCACCATCGTTCTGGGCGTCAACGAAGGCAAGTATGACCCGGCGAAGCACAACGTCATCTCCAACGCCAGCTGCACGACGAACTGCCTGGCGCCCGTCGTGAAGGTGCTGAACGACAACTTCGGTATCGTCAACGGCCTGATGAACACGATCCACAGCTACACCAACGACCAGGTTGTGCTCGACGCTCCGCACAAGGATCTGCGCCGCGCCCGTGCCGCTGCCCTGTCGATGATCCCCACCAGCACCGGCGCCGCCAAGGCCCTCAAGCTGGTCATCCCGGAGATGGCCGGCAAGCTCGACGGCTTCTCCATCCGCGTCCCGACCCCGACCGTCTCCGTCGTCGACCTCACCTTCCTGGCCGAGAAGCCCGTGTCGGTCGAGAGCATCAACGCCGCCATCAAGGCTGCTGCGGAAGGCCCGATGAAGGGAATCCTCGGTTACACCGAAGAAGAGCTCGTCTCCAGCGACTTCCGCGGAAACCCGCTCTCCTCCATCTTCGACTCCAAGCTGACCAAGGTCATCGGCAACACCGGTAAGATCATCAGCTGGTACGACAACGAGTGGGGCTACTCCAACCGCGTCAAAGACTTGATTCTCTTCCTGGTGAAGAAGGGGCTCTAG
- a CDS encoding sensor histidine kinase, protein MAQISQSLILITLLVELGVAAAVSSSLARSKRFKDALLASRRTSRQRYQLVAMICAPLVLGVLVRVKVPNFLAADLSFHTTLLVGILLGPVSAMAGGTALAIPALLNHEYWALPVNLVIAAVAGTFVRFADPEDVWSFSPMIDLSIYRWIRRNLQRPHLDRQVLLLVMIAGMQFCASMISWFRPRRYFSLHSGEWWVELLICANAPIVVGIPLKIWNAIRVERQFEEQGRLLLEARLDALQRQINPHFLFNTLNSITSLVRSQPELAREMIVKLANILRVLLKDREAFVPFREELAFTDDYLDIEVVRFGAKLRVVKEISPETLDVMVPGMLLQPLIENSIKHGLEPRISGGTITLHSRIDEDGMLVIEVEDDGVGMSIERNDVSGAEALVRQGAGIGMKNVRERMEVQYGGSASVEINSRPGRGTKVTLRMPMLESSMWSQSGMHMLEAAVNVMDDVISRATRARS, encoded by the coding sequence GTGGCGCAGATCTCGCAATCTTTGATCCTGATAACCCTGCTGGTGGAGCTTGGTGTGGCCGCGGCGGTCTCAAGCTCGCTGGCGCGCTCGAAGAGGTTCAAGGATGCTCTGCTGGCCTCGCGAAGGACGTCGCGGCAGCGATATCAGCTGGTCGCCATGATCTGCGCACCCCTGGTCCTGGGTGTCCTGGTCAGGGTCAAGGTGCCGAACTTTCTCGCGGCTGACCTCTCCTTTCACACGACGCTTCTGGTGGGTATCCTGCTCGGCCCAGTGTCGGCGATGGCCGGTGGAACGGCGCTGGCCATTCCGGCGTTGTTGAACCACGAGTATTGGGCGCTGCCGGTGAACCTGGTCATTGCTGCTGTGGCCGGCACGTTCGTGCGCTTCGCGGATCCAGAGGACGTCTGGTCGTTTTCCCCCATGATCGATCTCAGCATCTACCGGTGGATCAGGAGAAATCTGCAGCGACCTCACCTGGATCGACAGGTGCTTCTGCTGGTCATGATTGCCGGCATGCAGTTCTGTGCAAGCATGATTTCGTGGTTCAGGCCGCGGCGTTACTTCAGCCTGCATTCCGGCGAGTGGTGGGTGGAGCTGTTGATCTGCGCCAATGCGCCGATCGTGGTTGGAATTCCGCTGAAGATCTGGAACGCGATCCGGGTGGAGCGGCAGTTTGAGGAGCAGGGCCGCCTGCTGCTGGAAGCTCGCCTGGACGCGCTGCAGCGCCAGATCAACCCGCATTTTCTGTTCAATACGCTGAATTCGATCACCTCGCTCGTGCGCTCACAGCCGGAGCTGGCGCGCGAGATGATTGTGAAATTGGCGAATATTCTGCGCGTGCTACTGAAGGACCGCGAGGCCTTCGTCCCCTTCCGGGAAGAGCTTGCCTTCACCGACGACTATCTGGACATTGAAGTGGTGCGCTTTGGAGCAAAACTGCGGGTCGTAAAGGAGATTTCACCAGAGACGCTGGACGTCATGGTTCCCGGCATGTTATTGCAGCCACTCATAGAGAACAGTATCAAGCACGGACTGGAACCGCGAATCAGCGGGGGAACAATCACGCTGCACAGCAGAATCGACGAAGACGGCATGCTGGTGATTGAAGTTGAGGATGACGGGGTGGGGATGTCCATTGAGAGGAACGACGTATCTGGCGCCGAGGCGCTGGTGCGGCAGGGCGCAGGCATCGGTATGAAGAATGTTCGCGAGCGGATGGAGGTGCAATATGGCGGTTCCGCAAGTGTGGAGATCAACAGTCGTCCCGGCAGGGGCACCAAGGTAACGTTGAGGATGCCGATGCTCGAGTCCAGCATGTGGTCCCAGAGCGGAATGCATATGCTGGAGGCCGCCGTGAATGTGATGGATGATGTGATCAGTCGCGCGACTCGCGCACGTAGTTGA
- a CDS encoding DinB family protein, which translates to MAQERVEPWLRGTLTDVDAVRRAVLHALELAAEDVARWCDGLNGEQMEERPLGLPTVGFHLRHIARSLDRLLTYAENQQLSERQLMLLKTEDKAVDREATLMELAEAIEVSTKRVLSFSEKSYDQPRFVGRKKLPTTVGGLLIHCADHTQRHVGQAITTAKFVIASRER; encoded by the coding sequence ATGGCGCAAGAGCGGGTTGAGCCCTGGCTGCGGGGAACGTTGACCGACGTGGATGCCGTAAGGCGAGCCGTTTTGCATGCGCTGGAGCTGGCGGCGGAGGATGTAGCGCGCTGGTGCGATGGTTTGAACGGCGAGCAGATGGAGGAGCGGCCGCTGGGGCTGCCGACAGTAGGGTTTCACCTGCGGCATATCGCCCGATCTCTGGATCGTCTGCTGACGTATGCGGAGAATCAGCAGCTCTCCGAGCGGCAGTTGATGCTTTTGAAGACGGAAGACAAGGCTGTCGATCGTGAGGCGACTCTGATGGAGCTGGCTGAGGCGATCGAGGTTTCGACGAAGCGTGTGCTCTCCTTTTCAGAGAAGAGCTATGACCAGCCGCGCTTCGTCGGACGGAAGAAGCTGCCGACGACAGTTGGCGGTCTTCTGATTCACTGTGCCGATCATACGCAGCGTCATGTGGGGCAAGCGATCACAACCGCGAAGTTTGTGATCGCGTCGCGCGAAAGATAG
- a CDS encoding ATP-binding cassette domain-containing protein, whose translation MPTRGVEFAKVSYTPEGGLLVLREVSVSLPAGSVTALLGRSGSGKTTLLRLVNALVRPTSGEVMVDGRPVGAMQAPEELVSLRRGIGYAIQETGLFPHMTIERNTALGLELEGRPQGEREQRSREILEQVGLDFDRIRTRLPWQLSGGQRQRVGLARALALDPAVLLMDEPFGALDPLTRAEMHAMLKSLLVQKPRTVLMVTHDLNEALFLADRILILAEGEIVADLAPAEVMRSENPHVKDYVSAVNQMMWQ comes from the coding sequence ATGCCCACTCGAGGCGTCGAGTTCGCGAAGGTGAGCTATACGCCGGAAGGTGGGCTTCTTGTTTTGCGCGAGGTCTCGGTATCGCTTCCTGCGGGTTCAGTGACGGCTCTGCTGGGGCGCAGCGGTTCAGGCAAGACCACACTGCTGCGGCTGGTGAACGCTCTGGTGCGGCCGACCTCGGGCGAGGTGATGGTCGATGGCAGGCCTGTAGGAGCAATGCAGGCGCCGGAGGAACTGGTCAGTCTGCGGCGGGGAATTGGTTACGCGATTCAGGAGACCGGCTTGTTTCCGCACATGACCATTGAGCGCAATACCGCGCTCGGGCTGGAGCTGGAGGGAAGACCGCAGGGGGAGCGGGAACAGAGGAGCCGCGAGATTCTGGAGCAGGTGGGGCTGGATTTCGATCGGATACGGACCAGATTGCCCTGGCAACTTTCCGGCGGGCAAAGACAGAGAGTAGGCTTGGCCCGTGCGTTGGCGCTCGATCCTGCCGTGCTGTTGATGGACGAACCTTTTGGTGCGCTCGATCCACTGACGCGTGCTGAGATGCACGCTATGCTCAAAAGCCTTCTCGTACAGAAGCCGAGGACGGTTCTGATGGTGACTCATGACCTGAATGAGGCGCTGTTTCTTGCCGATCGCATCCTGATCCTTGCAGAGGGTGAGATCGTAGCCGACCTCGCTCCGGCAGAAGTGATGCGCTCCGAAAATCCTCATGTAAAGGATTATGTTTCTGCGGTAAACCAAATGATGTGGCAATGA
- the ribA gene encoding GTP cyclohydrolase II, producing the protein MPFTAVHKVADADFPSRWGHFRILGFEGITDNPEPCNDTLPVSGQRIEGAVALVMGDIHSAPPIVRIHSQCLTGDVFHSLRCDCRQQLELALATIAEAGSGILLYEQQEGRGIGLMAKLRAYELQDQGLDTIEANLELGYKADCREFELPAEILKLLKVPAVRLITSNPAKVEALEQAGIKVTERISAEIPAVPTNERYLQTKREKMGHLVS; encoded by the coding sequence ATGCCTTTTACCGCCGTCCATAAGGTCGCCGATGCAGACTTCCCCTCCCGCTGGGGACACTTCAGGATTCTCGGATTCGAAGGAATCACGGATAATCCTGAGCCCTGCAACGACACTCTGCCTGTTTCCGGCCAACGCATCGAAGGCGCGGTCGCGCTTGTTATGGGCGACATCCACAGCGCCCCTCCCATCGTCCGCATTCATTCGCAATGCCTTACCGGAGATGTCTTTCATTCCCTGCGCTGCGACTGCCGTCAGCAATTAGAGCTGGCTCTCGCCACGATCGCCGAAGCAGGTTCAGGAATCCTTCTTTACGAGCAGCAGGAGGGTCGTGGAATCGGCTTGATGGCCAAGCTTCGCGCCTACGAACTTCAGGACCAGGGACTCGACACCATCGAAGCAAACCTTGAACTGGGCTACAAGGCAGACTGCCGCGAGTTCGAACTTCCCGCCGAGATTCTCAAGCTCCTCAAAGTTCCTGCCGTTCGCCTCATCACCAGCAATCCTGCCAAGGTCGAGGCTCTGGAACAGGCTGGGATCAAGGTAACAGAGCGCATCTCGGCTGAGATTCCCGCCGTTCCCACCAACGAGCGTTATCTGCAGACCAAGCGCGAAAAGATGGGCCATCTGGTCAGCTGA
- a CDS encoding RidA family protein, producing MTRTNIPGTSPYEPVIGFSRAVRLGNSVHVSGTGPVGADDQDVAEQTDQCLTLIAAALKNAGSSIEHVYRTRMYITRTEDWEIAGRVHGKFFSLIRPAATMVVVKALLDPRWRIEIEADALIPE from the coding sequence ATGACCCGCACCAACATTCCCGGTACAAGCCCCTACGAGCCTGTTATCGGCTTCTCCCGAGCCGTTCGCCTCGGCAACTCCGTTCACGTCTCCGGAACCGGTCCTGTAGGAGCAGACGACCAGGACGTGGCCGAGCAGACCGATCAGTGCCTCACCCTCATCGCCGCTGCGCTCAAAAATGCCGGTTCTTCCATTGAGCACGTCTACCGCACCCGCATGTATATCACTCGCACCGAGGACTGGGAGATTGCGGGCCGCGTTCACGGCAAGTTCTTCTCCCTCATCCGTCCGGCGGCAACCATGGTCGTGGTCAAAGCGTTGCTCGACCCACGCTGGCGTATCGAGATTGAAGCTGACGCCCTCATCCCTGAATAG